The Oscillospiraceae bacterium genome includes the window TCGAATTCAATAAAAAATTTGAAGTATACGCAGCGGATCCTCATAACGCGTTTTACATACTTACTCCTCAGTTAATGGAACGTATTCAAAAATCAGAATCTGAGAACAAAGGAAGAATTTATCTTTGCTTTACTCAAGGGAAGCTTCATGTCGCTGTTGACAACCGAGAGGACGCATTTGAAATGAATATCGTAAGCAACGAGAGCATTTCAGAAATGCGTCAAAAAGCTTTTTCCGATATAGCCACGTTCACAGAACTGGTAGACACAATTCTTTCCCCTTCCGGTTCTGACACTTCATATACGCCCTCGGCTTTTGCCTCTGATATTAAATGAACGATTTATACGGAAAGAATTGTACTTAAAGTAGTTTTATCAGCCTTCAATTCATCAATATTTATATTGAATAAATCGCAGCCAGAAAGGACAACATTTCAATGATTTATGCAGCAATTGCCATCGTGATTCTCGTTTTTGTGTATATCGCAATATACAATAATCTGCGTTCGCTGAACATCAAGGTTGAAGAAGCGGCATCCGGCATCGAGGTGGCGTTAACCAAACGTTATGATGTGCTTGTCAAGCTCCTTGATATCACAAAAGGTTACGCAAAGCACGAAAAAGAAGTTTTAACGGAAACAGTCCGTTTGCGCAAGGGTATGTCCGGCAGTGAAATGAAAGAAGCCGATAAAAATATTAACGAAGGCTTTCGCGGGA containing:
- a CDS encoding LemA family protein, whose translation is MIYAAIAIVILVFVYIAIYNNLRSLNIKVEEAASGIEVALTKRYDVLVKLLDITKGYAKHEKEVLTETVRLRKGMSGSEMKEADKNINEGFRGISVVGEAYPTLLSNENFKQLQLAAADTEEHLQAARRLYNSNVTAFNTSIVTFPSNIVASLMKLQQKEFFEAEEAKKQDVKMEF